Proteins from a single region of Bacteroidota bacterium:
- a CDS encoding T9SS type A sorting domain-containing protein — protein MKKISTLVTLLILFQISFAQQSKFSKIYFDNTNYFSADGMVKSFDGGLIVTGIYNYTSSVMKIDSLGNVVWANSFGFGQNESVNAVVRTTDSCYVMAGKAYDILATNLDIQITKIGQSGNLIWSKIISLPEHQEAFAISPTDDGGFILTGNEGYISPPHNRILVSKLDSLGDVEWLKVYQGGNNSNYGNSVKQTPDGGYAVIGYVEDYPPFNGNGLLLKLSSTGIVEWANKYNTVTPSVFVGNDLVITQDGIISYYSTGNEHAIIKTNFSGNDYWRETISGAVPGMNILNTVSSKMKLLQDGNLVFATGNRGFASQSSIVCIDSTGGFNWSQYITNSSHDIEEADDHGFFILGNGPLIGVRTTTITNPHVGIIKSDSLGNADLCTSINPSVSINFGTTTQDPISITVISYSAFSTAVSPINSAMVISEMTSCVDFIGGIEDWLSDKIEISPNPSHSSFNLHLPGLTGNILINIQDASGRITFSQKRNVNSSDVINIEPDLSAGIYFLSVNSSANKIIKKIVVQ, from the coding sequence ATGAAAAAAATCTCTACTCTGGTAACACTATTAATTTTATTTCAGATTTCATTTGCTCAGCAAAGTAAATTTTCAAAGATCTATTTTGATAATACAAATTATTTTTCAGCTGATGGAATGGTAAAGTCTTTTGATGGCGGTTTGATCGTCACCGGAATTTACAATTATACTTCTTCAGTAATGAAAATTGATTCCTTAGGAAATGTGGTCTGGGCAAATTCGTTTGGCTTTGGACAGAATGAATCTGTTAATGCTGTCGTCAGAACGACAGACTCCTGTTACGTTATGGCAGGAAAAGCGTATGATATTCTTGCAACAAATCTTGATATTCAAATCACAAAGATTGGGCAGTCAGGAAATTTGATCTGGTCTAAAATAATTAGTCTGCCTGAACATCAGGAAGCATTTGCAATTTCACCAACTGATGACGGCGGATTTATTTTAACCGGTAATGAAGGTTACATAAGTCCACCACACAACAGAATCCTCGTATCGAAACTCGATTCATTAGGAGATGTGGAGTGGTTGAAAGTGTATCAAGGCGGTAACAATTCCAATTATGGGAATTCAGTAAAGCAAACTCCTGATGGTGGTTATGCAGTAATTGGTTACGTTGAAGATTATCCGCCTTTCAATGGAAATGGATTATTGCTGAAATTATCATCAACAGGAATTGTAGAATGGGCAAACAAATATAATACAGTTACGCCTTCTGTTTTTGTTGGAAACGATCTGGTTATTACTCAGGATGGGATCATTTCATATTATAGTACCGGAAATGAACATGCTATTATCAAAACAAATTTTAGTGGAAATGATTACTGGAGAGAAACTATAAGCGGAGCAGTACCTGGCATGAATATTTTGAATACAGTTTCTTCGAAAATGAAGCTGCTCCAGGATGGTAATTTAGTTTTTGCAACAGGTAACAGAGGATTTGCTTCGCAATCATCAATCGTTTGTATTGATTCTACAGGAGGCTTTAACTGGTCACAATATATTACAAATAGTTCACATGATATTGAAGAAGCGGATGACCATGGGTTTTTCATTCTTGGGAATGGACCTTTGATCGGTGTCAGAACAACTACTATTACCAATCCACACGTTGGAATTATAAAATCTGACTCACTTGGGAATGCAGATCTTTGTACTTCAATAAATCCATCAGTAAGTATAAACTTCGGAACAACGACACAAGATCCGATTTCGATCACTGTTATTTCTTACTCTGCATTTTCCACTGCTGTATCACCAATCAATAGTGCAATGGTGATTTCAGAAATGACAAGTTGTGTTGATTTCATTGGTGGAATTGAAGATTGGTTATCTGATAAAATTGAAATCTCTCCAAATCCTTCTCATTCTTCGTTTAACCTTCATCTTCCCGGATTAACCGGAAATATTTTAATCAATATACAGGATGCTTCCGGAAGAATAACGTTTTCACAAAAACGAAACGTGAATTCTTCAGATGTAATAAATATTGAACCAGATTTATCAGCAGGAATTTATTTTCTCAGCGTGAATTCTTCAGCAAATAAGATTATTAAGAAAATAGTTGTACAATAA
- a CDS encoding T9SS type A sorting domain-containing protein — MKKLLYIFLISHITLQASAQTDWSTRVANIIYSKCSSCHNANGIAPFSLMSYTDATDNASDILDAVQDHSMPPWPPDPAYNRLAHERVLTDQEIADIADWVNNGTLLGDTSLEPDAPVFSSSGEIGSPDLVLSAPLYTVNTTDDLYRCFVIPTGQSTLKYINGLEAIPGDRSIVHHILIYSDTSATPLQLDAADPDPGYTNFGGTGSNTSQLIGIWVPGQSAYFTPTGMGIKLLPNANVILQVHYPGGISNRMDSTKINLKLSSNLQREIAIEAPLNHYFLDNGPLILPPNQTRTFDAHYTLGYDISTLAIGPHMHLLGRSIRSYGVTPLNDTIPFIDIPEWDFHWQGLYSFPRVLKIPVGSVIYSSAFYDNTTANPENPNDPPAWVYLGEGTTDEMMLVYFAYTLYFPGDENIIIDSSVTTGINQPITSTIITTCQLYDPAPNPAVDKVTVQYFIPTLAKHQLELFDVTGKLCRSLKSASEQGLITQQFDISDLPSGNYFLTLSSDGIQRTKKIIRQ; from the coding sequence ATGAAAAAGTTACTTTATATATTCTTGATTTCCCATATTACATTACAGGCCTCAGCTCAGACTGACTGGTCGACACGCGTGGCAAATATTATTTATTCAAAATGCAGTAGTTGTCATAATGCGAATGGCATCGCTCCATTCTCACTAATGAGTTACACTGATGCAACTGACAACGCTTCAGATATACTTGATGCTGTTCAGGATCACAGTATGCCACCATGGCCGCCTGATCCGGCATACAATCGTCTTGCTCACGAACGGGTTTTAACAGATCAGGAAATTGCTGACATTGCCGACTGGGTTAACAATGGGACTTTGTTAGGAGATACCTCTCTTGAACCTGATGCACCGGTGTTTTCAAGTAGTGGGGAAATAGGTTCTCCTGATCTTGTGTTGTCTGCACCTTTGTATACTGTGAACACTACTGATGATCTTTATCGTTGCTTCGTAATTCCTACCGGTCAATCAACATTAAAATACATAAACGGTCTGGAAGCAATTCCGGGAGACCGTTCAATTGTCCATCACATTCTTATTTATTCAGATACTTCTGCTACTCCGCTTCAACTCGATGCTGCAGACCCGGATCCGGGTTACACTAATTTTGGTGGAACGGGTTCGAATACTTCGCAGTTGATTGGAATCTGGGTCCCCGGACAAAGTGCATATTTTACACCGACAGGAATGGGAATTAAATTACTTCCTAATGCAAATGTCATTCTGCAGGTTCATTATCCGGGTGGTATTTCAAATCGTATGGACAGTACAAAGATCAATCTTAAGTTAAGCTCTAACCTGCAACGCGAAATTGCAATTGAAGCGCCGCTGAACCATTATTTCCTGGATAATGGACCATTGATTTTACCTCCAAACCAGACGAGAACATTTGACGCGCATTATACCTTAGGTTATGATATTTCTACTTTGGCAATTGGTCCGCACATGCATTTGCTTGGAAGAAGTATTCGTTCATATGGTGTAACTCCATTGAACGATACAATTCCATTCATCGATATTCCTGAATGGGATTTCCACTGGCAAGGGCTTTATTCATTTCCGCGAGTTTTAAAAATTCCGGTAGGTTCGGTCATCTATTCTTCGGCCTTCTATGATAATACAACAGCAAATCCTGAAAATCCAAACGATCCGCCGGCTTGGGTTTATTTAGGTGAAGGGACAACTGATGAAATGATGCTAGTCTATTTTGCATATACATTGTATTTCCCCGGTGATGAAAATATTATTATCGATTCATCGGTAACCACAGGAATTAATCAGCCGATAACAAGTACTATAATAACAACTTGTCAATTATATGATCCAGCGCCCAATCCTGCTGTCGACAAGGTCACAGTACAATATTTTATCCCCACACTTGCAAAACATCAACTGGAATTATTTGATGTAACAGGAAAACTATGCAGATCATTGAAATCTGCAAGTGAACAAGGATTGATCACTCAGCAATTTGATATCAGTGATCTGCCTTCAGGGAATTATTTTCTGACATTAAGTTCAGATGGAATTCAAAGAACGAAGAAAATTATCAGACAATAA